From Actinomycetota bacterium:
TGAAGAATCTTCCCACCGAGGGCGAGCGCATCCTCCAGGGGCCCGGCGAGAACGCCGGCATCATCGACATCGGCGGCGGCCTGGCCATCGCCATGAAGATCGAGAGCCACAACCATCCCTCCGCCATCGAGCCCTTCCAGGGCGCGGCCACCGGCATCGGCGGCATCGTCCGCGACATCTTCGCCATGGGAGCCCGTCCGATCGCCAACCTCGATCCGCTGCATTTCGGCTCGCTGGAAAAGGCGCGCCAGAAATTCCTGCTGGAAGGCGTGGTCGAGGGCATAGCTTCCTACGGCAACTGCATGGGCATACCCACCATCGCCGGCGAGATCCATTTCGAGGACGCCTACGAGGGCAACTGCCTCATCAACGTCATGTGCGTGGGGCTGGTGGAGCAGGACAAGATCTTACGCGCCAAGGCGGAAGGGCCCGGCAACCTGGTGGTGCTGATCGGCTCGACGACCGGCCGCGACGGCATCGGCGGCGCCAGCATCCTGGCGTCGGCCGAGTTCGACGAGACTGCCCAGGAGAAGCGTCCGACCGTCCAGGTGGGCGATCCCTTCACCGAGAAGAAGCTGCTGGAGGCCTGCCTGGAGCTGCGCGACCGGGGCCTTCTTGTGGCGCTTCAGGATCTCGGCGCCGCCGGGCTTTCGAGCTCCTCCAGCGAGATGGCCAGCAAGGGCGGGGTCGGCATCGACATGGACATCTCCAAAGTTCCGCTGCGCGAGCAGGGCATGGAGCCTTTCGAGATCATGATCTCCGAATCGCAGGAACGGATGCTGGCGGTGATCACGCCCGAGCTCGAGGAAGAGGCGCTGGCGGTCTGCGACAAGTGGGATCTCGACGCCAACGTCATCGGCAGGGTCACCGACACCAGGAAACTGCGGGTCTTCATGGGCGACGAGCTGGTGGCTGACATGCCGGTGGACGCTCTTGTTGATGAGGCGCCGACCTATGTTGTCGAGACTGTCCGGCCGGAACACGAGGTCGACGAGCCGCTTGCCGAGGATCATTACGCGCCGCCCTCAGACCTCAACGAGGTGCTGACAACCCTTTTGCGTTCCCCTAATATTTGTGACAAAAGCTGGGTCTACCGGCAGTACGACCACATGGTCCAGACCAACAACGCCCTCTGGCCGGGAGCCGAGGCCGCGGTGCTGCGCATCAAGGGCCGTGATACCGGCGTGGCGCTGAC
This genomic window contains:
- the purL gene encoding phosphoribosylformylglycinamidine synthase subunit PurL — encoded protein: MSADLDQKQAYELLGLKKKEYDGICKAMGRDPNYTELAVFSLMWSEHCGYKHSRPLLKNLPTEGERILQGPGENAGIIDIGGGLAIAMKIESHNHPSAIEPFQGAATGIGGIVRDIFAMGARPIANLDPLHFGSLEKARQKFLLEGVVEGIASYGNCMGIPTIAGEIHFEDAYEGNCLINVMCVGLVEQDKILRAKAEGPGNLVVLIGSTTGRDGIGGASILASAEFDETAQEKRPTVQVGDPFTEKKLLEACLELRDRGLLVALQDLGAAGLSSSSSEMASKGGVGIDMDISKVPLREQGMEPFEIMISESQERMLAVITPELEEEALAVCDKWDLDANVIGRVTDTRKLRVFMGDELVADMPVDALVDEAPTYVVETVRPEHEVDEPLAEDHYAPPSDLNEVLTTLLRSPNICDKSWVYRQYDHMVQTNNALWPGAEAAVLRIKGRDTGVALTTDGNGRRCYLDPRRGARAAVAEAARNLSCAGAKPLAVTNCLNFGNPEKGEIYHQFKEAVEGMAEACLAFETPVTGGNVSFYNESFGQAIYPNPVVGMMGLIEDVKLTGTPGFKQEGDAVLLLGNARPAIDGSEYQLRVRGEVAGRIPDVDLEMEKQLQLLVREAILEGLVKSAHDVSDGGLACCLAESAIDGGIGASIELTSDQRPDLLLFGEAPGLIVVTVGEKDLEHFAQLALDLSATVIGRVGGDRLVIRAGGAEQVNLPVAQADQAWRTALENLVHG